From Actinoplanes oblitus, a single genomic window includes:
- a CDS encoding AbfB domain-containing protein, with amino-acid sequence MPEAPHSDRRPLLALTAATVIAVLGYAAAATVMLHTQTTLPGGVAAPTSPAWVLPVATAPASPPVSIAPAPSSRAATPSPIRGGTRPVSASSRPVRAGKTAQQKKPAPVLVVGSTIGLGPLDLPGYRLRHRNFVARVDVITARSGPLDRLDSRFTVRAGRADTRCVSFESVNYPGYFLRHRDFYLLLDRADGSELFDRDATLCPAPVTGGFVLRSANYPDRYVVLAGGWVRLDRVAAAQATGFRALPAL; translated from the coding sequence ACGCCGCGGCCGCGACGGTCATGCTGCACACCCAGACCACACTGCCGGGCGGTGTGGCAGCACCCACGTCGCCGGCCTGGGTGCTGCCGGTGGCCACCGCGCCGGCCTCCCCGCCGGTCTCCATCGCGCCGGCGCCCAGCAGCCGGGCGGCAACTCCGAGCCCGATCCGGGGCGGCACCCGGCCGGTCAGCGCCAGCAGCCGGCCGGTCCGCGCCGGCAAGACGGCGCAGCAGAAGAAGCCCGCCCCGGTGCTGGTCGTCGGCAGCACGATCGGGCTGGGCCCGCTCGACCTGCCCGGCTACCGGCTGCGGCACCGGAACTTCGTCGCCCGGGTCGACGTGATCACCGCGCGGAGCGGTCCGCTGGACCGCCTGGACTCCCGGTTCACCGTCCGGGCGGGCCGGGCGGACACCCGTTGCGTCTCCTTCGAGTCGGTCAACTATCCCGGCTACTTCCTCCGGCACCGTGACTTCTACCTGCTGCTGGACCGGGCTGACGGCAGCGAGCTGTTCGACCGGGACGCCACGTTGTGCCCGGCGCCGGTGACCGGCGGGTTCGTCCTGCGCTCGGCGAACTACCCGGACCGGTACGTGGTGCTGGCCGGTGGCTGGGTCCGGCTGGACCGGGTCGCCGCCGCGCAGGCCACCGGCTTCCGGGCGCTACCGGCGCTATGA
- a CDS encoding DUF3349 domain-containing protein has product MSEQRSNFLARAVEWLRAGYPEGVPRRDYVVLLGLLRRKLTEDEVRTIARELVAQARPGDGPITAADIESMISDRMLQDATPADVVRVSAHLAAGGWPLADPPAE; this is encoded by the coding sequence ATGAGCGAGCAACGGTCGAACTTCCTGGCCCGGGCCGTGGAGTGGCTGCGGGCCGGGTATCCGGAGGGTGTCCCCCGCCGCGACTACGTGGTGCTGCTCGGCCTGCTGCGCCGCAAGCTGACCGAGGACGAGGTCCGCACGATCGCCCGGGAGCTGGTCGCCCAGGCCCGGCCGGGTGACGGCCCGATCACCGCTGCCGACATCGAGAGCATGATCAGCGACCGGATGCTGCAGGACGCCACCCCGGCCGACGTGGTCCGGGTCTCCGCGCACCTGGCGGCCGGCGGCTGGCCCCTGGCCGACCCGCCCGCCGAGTGA
- a CDS encoding serine hydrolase domain-containing protein, whose protein sequence is MSVSVPRRTLLVAAAATGAATLTPTPAKAGTSAFADLDQKIRDGMARYGIPGVALGLRYRGRDYLRGYGVTSVADPHPVDPDTVFQVGSTTKTFTGTALMRLVERGKLDLNRTVRSYLPDFHTADVAASSRVTVRQLVQHSAGWLGDFFLDTGADDGALARYVAAMAQLPQLTAPGTVFAYNNAALSVAGRLVEVAGGRSYESAIRTLVTDPLGLETSAFFLNQLPGARVALPHLPDAEGRPVAYPELFTVPRGIAPAGGLISSARDQLRWARYHLGDGRPLLNRRSLHLMRSHPGPGGTLFVELNGVGITWLLRPTAEGPLVVQHGGDWTGQHSGFLMVPERDFAITLLTNSETGPALVSELFADDWALTRFLGLHNLPAEPRLLPADRLAEYAGTYTFQQIGFDGEPVSLSFDLVPDAGKLLLRAADGTPGGWLVFYRRDYVLEQAPDGTYGAGRDSFVRGSDGTVAWFRTGGRLLRRAPLGAAATRRGGSATLPPRTLPYPTSP, encoded by the coding sequence ATGTCCGTATCGGTTCCTCGGCGTACCCTGCTCGTCGCCGCGGCCGCAACCGGCGCCGCGACCCTGACCCCGACCCCCGCGAAGGCCGGCACCAGCGCCTTCGCCGACCTGGACCAGAAGATCAGAGACGGGATGGCCAGGTACGGCATCCCGGGCGTCGCCCTCGGCCTGCGCTACCGCGGCCGGGACTACCTGCGCGGGTACGGCGTGACAAGCGTCGCCGACCCGCACCCGGTCGACCCGGACACCGTCTTCCAGGTCGGCTCCACCACCAAGACGTTCACCGGCACCGCCCTGATGCGGCTGGTCGAGCGCGGCAAGCTGGACCTGAACCGGACGGTCCGCAGCTATCTGCCCGATTTCCACACCGCCGACGTGGCCGCCTCGTCGCGGGTCACCGTCCGGCAGCTGGTGCAGCACAGCGCCGGCTGGCTGGGCGACTTCTTCCTGGACACCGGGGCCGACGACGGCGCGCTCGCGCGGTACGTGGCGGCGATGGCCCAGCTGCCGCAGCTGACCGCGCCGGGGACCGTGTTCGCGTACAACAACGCGGCGCTCTCGGTTGCCGGGCGGCTGGTCGAGGTGGCCGGCGGGCGGTCGTACGAAAGCGCCATCCGCACCCTGGTGACCGATCCGCTCGGCCTGGAGACCAGCGCGTTCTTCCTCAACCAGCTGCCCGGCGCGCGGGTCGCCCTGCCGCACCTGCCGGACGCCGAGGGCCGGCCGGTCGCCTATCCGGAGTTGTTCACGGTGCCGCGCGGCATCGCCCCGGCCGGCGGCCTGATCTCCAGCGCCCGGGACCAGCTGCGCTGGGCGCGGTACCACCTGGGCGACGGGCGGCCGCTGCTGAACCGCCGCTCGCTGCACCTGATGCGGTCGCATCCGGGCCCGGGCGGCACGCTCTTCGTGGAGCTGAACGGCGTCGGCATCACCTGGCTGCTGCGGCCGACCGCGGAGGGTCCGCTGGTGGTGCAGCACGGCGGCGACTGGACCGGGCAGCACTCCGGCTTCCTGATGGTGCCGGAGCGGGACTTCGCGATCACCCTGCTGACCAACTCGGAGACCGGCCCGGCGCTGGTGAGCGAGCTGTTCGCCGACGACTGGGCGCTGACCCGGTTCCTCGGCCTGCACAACCTGCCGGCCGAGCCCCGGCTGCTGCCGGCCGACCGGCTGGCCGAGTACGCCGGGACCTACACGTTCCAGCAGATCGGCTTCGACGGCGAGCCGGTGTCGCTCTCCTTCGACCTGGTGCCCGACGCGGGCAAGCTGCTGCTCCGGGCGGCCGACGGCACACCGGGCGGATGGCTGGTCTTCTACCGCCGGGACTACGTGCTGGAGCAGGCGCCGGACGGGACGTACGGCGCCGGCCGGGACAGCTTCGTCCGGGGCTCGGACGGGACCGTCGCCTGGTTCCGGACCGGTGGCCGGCTGCTGCGCCGGGCACCGCTGGGTGCTGCGGCAACCCGCCGCGGCGGATCGGCGACGCTGCCGCCGCGCACCCTGCCGTACCCCACCTCACCATAA
- a CDS encoding DivIVA domain-containing protein, translating to MSEPLTPVDIHNVSFRRPPLGKRGYDETQVDEFLDEAEQEFARLRAENRAMREELARAEATPERELAALAAELDRQTAAQARAEQQARDLLAELERARAAESGPERGRGAEPPASGVIAMARRTADVYLDEARREAAKLMTAARTEADRLTSDALLRASTVDSDARHRHAQAISELAERRADALADLDRLRRLAQAQREAIRGMVAQRLADL from the coding sequence ATGAGCGAGCCCCTGACCCCGGTGGACATCCACAACGTGTCGTTCCGGCGGCCGCCGCTGGGCAAGCGCGGCTACGACGAGACGCAGGTCGACGAGTTCCTGGACGAGGCCGAGCAGGAGTTCGCCCGGCTGCGTGCGGAGAACCGGGCGATGCGCGAGGAACTGGCCCGGGCCGAGGCCACCCCGGAACGGGAGCTGGCCGCCCTCGCCGCCGAGCTGGACCGGCAGACCGCGGCACAGGCCCGGGCGGAGCAGCAGGCCCGCGACCTCCTCGCGGAGCTGGAGCGGGCCCGGGCCGCCGAGTCCGGCCCGGAGCGGGGCCGCGGCGCCGAGCCGCCCGCGTCCGGCGTGATCGCGATGGCCCGGCGGACCGCTGACGTGTATCTCGACGAGGCCCGGCGGGAGGCGGCGAAGCTGATGACCGCGGCCCGCACCGAGGCCGACCGGCTGACCAGCGACGCCCTGCTGCGCGCGTCCACCGTCGACAGCGATGCCCGGCACCGGCACGCCCAGGCGATCAGCGAACTGGCCGAGCGGCGGGCCGACGCCCTGGCCGACCTCGACCGGCTGCGCCGGCTCGCGCAGGCGCAGCGGGAGGCGATCCGCGGCATGGTCGCCCAGCGGCTGGCCGACCTCTGA
- a CDS encoding rhamnogalacturonan acetylesterase, translating into MTIDRRSLLRASLGGATAGVLGVTTAAAAAPRSGRRPTIFVAGDSTAATYALADLPRAGWGQALPAFLHHEITVVDAALSGASSKSFADLGRLDRILDAIRPGDTLLISFGHNDEKVEDPARGTDPWTTFQDYLRRYLDGARAAHAHPILVTPVERRRFTADGVPYLSHGDYPDAMRALASETGTPLIDLTALSFALWGKLGPEATKDYFLWLDAGAAPNYPDGVADNTHFQAHGAIEVARLVVAAGRSIPGRDHRALHDPCIPDDTLTWPATRPAES; encoded by the coding sequence ATGACGATCGACCGGAGAAGTCTCCTGCGCGCATCCCTCGGCGGCGCCACCGCCGGCGTCCTCGGCGTCACCACAGCGGCAGCCGCCGCACCGCGGTCCGGTCGCCGGCCCACGATCTTCGTGGCCGGCGACTCGACCGCCGCGACCTACGCCCTGGCCGACCTCCCCCGGGCCGGCTGGGGTCAGGCGCTGCCCGCCTTCCTGCACCACGAGATCACCGTGGTCGACGCCGCGCTCTCCGGCGCCAGCTCCAAGAGCTTCGCCGACCTGGGCCGGCTGGACCGGATCCTGGACGCCATCCGCCCCGGCGACACCCTGCTGATCTCCTTCGGCCACAACGACGAGAAGGTCGAGGACCCGGCCCGCGGCACCGACCCGTGGACCACGTTCCAGGACTACCTGCGCCGCTACCTGGACGGCGCCCGCGCGGCACACGCCCACCCGATCCTGGTCACCCCGGTGGAGCGCCGCCGGTTCACCGCCGACGGCGTCCCCTACCTCTCGCACGGCGACTACCCGGACGCCATGCGCGCCCTGGCGAGCGAGACCGGGACCCCGCTGATCGACCTCACCGCGCTCTCCTTCGCGCTCTGGGGCAAGCTCGGCCCGGAGGCGACGAAGGACTACTTCCTGTGGCTCGACGCGGGCGCCGCGCCGAACTACCCGGACGGGGTCGCCGACAACACGCACTTCCAGGCGCACGGCGCCATCGAGGTGGCCCGCCTGGTGGTCGCCGCGGGCCGCTCGATCCCCGGCCGGGACCACCGCGCCCTGCACGATCCGTGCATCCCGGACGACACCCTCACCTGGCCGGCCACCCGTCCGGCGGAAAGCTGA
- a CDS encoding inorganic phosphate transporter, with amino-acid sequence MTETTVVLILVVITALGFDFTNGFHDTANAMATSIATGALRPKAAVLLSAALNLVGAFLSVEVALTVTNAVVKIQNSDGTPKAELTAGGGLALLLIVLAGLVGGILWNLLTWLLGLPSSSSHALFGGLIGAAVAGLGWAGVKWTGDGSKLDGVVGKVILPAVMSPVVAGVVAAVGTWLVFRIVAGVAQRFTDNGFRWGQIGSASLVSLAHGTNDAQKTMGVITLALIAAGAWTDTGNIPFWVKVSCALAIALGTYLGGWRIIRTLGKGLVEISPPQGMAAETASAAVILTSSHLGFALSTTQVATGSILGSGVGRPGARVRWSVAGRMAAAWLITLPAAGLVGALMWWISDLVGGLGGALVIFALLVALAAYLYVRSRREPIDHNNVNDEWDAPADRPKVTAGAAS; translated from the coding sequence GTGACCGAGACAACTGTGGTCCTCATCCTCGTGGTCATCACCGCCCTCGGCTTCGACTTCACCAACGGCTTCCACGACACGGCCAACGCGATGGCGACCTCGATCGCCACCGGCGCGCTGCGTCCCAAGGCGGCTGTGCTCCTGTCCGCCGCACTCAACCTGGTCGGCGCGTTCCTCTCGGTCGAGGTCGCGCTCACCGTCACCAACGCGGTGGTCAAAATCCAGAACAGCGACGGTACGCCGAAGGCCGAGCTCACCGCCGGCGGCGGCCTGGCACTGCTGCTGATCGTGCTGGCCGGACTGGTCGGCGGCATCCTCTGGAACCTGCTCACCTGGCTGCTCGGCCTGCCGTCCAGCTCCTCACACGCGCTGTTCGGCGGGCTGATCGGCGCCGCGGTGGCCGGCCTCGGCTGGGCCGGCGTCAAGTGGACCGGCGACGGCTCGAAACTGGACGGCGTGGTCGGCAAGGTGATCCTGCCCGCCGTCATGTCGCCGGTGGTCGCCGGCGTGGTGGCCGCGGTCGGCACCTGGCTCGTCTTCCGGATCGTCGCCGGGGTGGCCCAGCGGTTCACCGACAACGGGTTCCGCTGGGGCCAGATCGGTTCGGCCTCGCTGGTCTCGCTCGCGCACGGCACCAACGACGCGCAGAAGACCATGGGGGTGATCACCCTCGCCCTGATCGCCGCCGGCGCATGGACCGACACCGGGAACATCCCGTTCTGGGTGAAGGTGTCCTGCGCGCTGGCCATCGCCCTCGGCACCTACCTGGGCGGCTGGCGGATCATCAGGACCCTGGGCAAGGGCCTCGTGGAGATCAGCCCGCCGCAGGGCATGGCCGCCGAGACGGCCTCGGCGGCGGTCATCCTCACCTCCAGCCACCTGGGCTTCGCGCTCTCCACCACGCAGGTGGCGACCGGCTCGATCCTGGGTAGCGGCGTCGGCCGGCCGGGTGCGCGGGTGCGCTGGTCGGTGGCCGGCCGGATGGCGGCCGCGTGGCTGATCACGCTGCCCGCCGCCGGCCTGGTCGGCGCGCTGATGTGGTGGATCTCCGACCTGGTCGGCGGGCTCGGCGGCGCACTCGTCATCTTCGCGCTCCTGGTGGCCCTGGCGGCGTACCTGTACGTCCGCTCACGCCGCGAGCCGATCGACCACAACAACGTCAACGACGAGTGGGACGCCCCGGCCGACCGGCCGAAGGTCACCGCCGGCGCGGCGAGCTGA
- a CDS encoding DivIVA domain-containing protein, giving the protein MPLTPADIHNVAFKKPPIGKRGYDEEEVDAFLDEVEQELIRLLEENNALRNQAQRGGGGMPSNPAATMVITNEFADLQAQLERLQEARARAEQNARDMQAQLERARSATPSGAMPTIGDDDRNARVLMMAQRTADEHMRDAQREVEALLEAARGKADQLTAEAQMKASTIESDARRNHAEAMDSLVEKRAALIDEIDKLGQLAKGYQQALTNHVTQQLMDLTSGPDAAGRELE; this is encoded by the coding sequence ATGCCGCTCACCCCAGCAGATATCCACAACGTGGCCTTCAAGAAGCCGCCGATCGGCAAGCGTGGATACGACGAGGAAGAGGTCGACGCCTTCCTCGATGAGGTCGAGCAGGAGCTGATCCGCCTCCTCGAGGAGAACAACGCGCTGCGCAACCAGGCGCAGCGCGGTGGTGGCGGGATGCCGAGCAACCCGGCGGCCACCATGGTGATCACCAACGAGTTCGCCGACCTGCAGGCCCAGCTGGAGCGGCTCCAGGAGGCCCGGGCCCGGGCCGAGCAGAACGCCCGGGACATGCAGGCCCAGCTGGAGCGCGCCCGCAGCGCCACCCCGTCCGGCGCGATGCCGACCATCGGCGACGACGACCGCAACGCCCGGGTGCTGATGATGGCCCAGCGCACCGCCGACGAGCACATGCGCGACGCGCAGCGCGAGGTGGAGGCGCTGCTCGAGGCGGCCCGCGGCAAGGCGGACCAGCTCACCGCCGAGGCCCAGATGAAGGCCAGCACGATCGAGAGCGACGCCCGCCGCAACCACGCCGAGGCGATGGACAGCCTGGTGGAGAAACGCGCCGCGCTGATCGACGAGATCGACAAGCTCGGCCAGCTGGCCAAGGGGTACCAGCAGGCCCTCACCAACCACGTCACCCAGCAGCTGATGGACCTGACCAGCGGTCCCGACGCGGCGGGTCGCGAGCTGGAGTAA
- a CDS encoding low temperature requirement protein A: protein MADTTAEQARLNREDEEERELVRPPDVNRDTNRSATRLELFFDLAFVLFVGHCADVLAEHQTWGGAFRFAAILVAGWWAWASTTLYANRFDTDDAIFRLLTLTGMGGVIVMAAAADQAIGAHARWFAAGYALLRVVLVLGYLRVWRTLPDTRAGIRPYLWGHTAGAACWLLSLAVPEPARYALWAIGVLVDLAGPYLAARVPDAPPLHMEHLPERFGLFVILVLGESVAATVAGLRGGDWSAEVIATAMFAFLAAAALWWSYFDLSGGAAKRRLVQEGGERTRRGVHDFYVYAHLPVAVSLAAVAVGLEHAIAHQHVSTGTRAVLGAGLAGYLLSAAVIQGVLSRRWRVALVWPGLGVPVVLLATLLPDGPPVLLVALCATVLIGGVIIGVAQHRAGAVRVAKV from the coding sequence ATGGCCGACACGACGGCGGAGCAGGCCCGGCTGAACCGTGAGGACGAGGAGGAGCGGGAGTTGGTCCGGCCACCGGACGTGAACCGTGACACGAACCGTTCGGCGACCCGGCTGGAGCTCTTCTTCGACCTGGCCTTCGTGCTGTTCGTCGGGCACTGCGCGGACGTGCTGGCCGAGCACCAGACGTGGGGTGGCGCGTTCCGGTTCGCCGCGATCCTGGTGGCCGGCTGGTGGGCGTGGGCCAGCACCACGCTGTACGCCAACCGGTTCGACACCGACGACGCGATCTTCCGGCTGCTCACGCTCACCGGGATGGGCGGGGTGATCGTCATGGCCGCGGCCGCCGACCAGGCGATCGGGGCGCACGCGCGCTGGTTCGCGGCCGGCTACGCGCTGTTGCGGGTGGTGCTGGTGCTCGGCTACCTGCGGGTGTGGCGGACCCTGCCGGACACCCGGGCGGGGATCCGGCCGTACCTGTGGGGGCACACCGCCGGTGCCGCGTGCTGGCTGCTCTCGCTGGCCGTGCCGGAACCGGCCCGCTACGCCCTCTGGGCGATCGGGGTGCTGGTCGACCTGGCCGGGCCCTACCTGGCGGCCCGGGTGCCGGACGCGCCGCCGCTGCACATGGAGCACCTGCCGGAACGGTTCGGGCTCTTCGTCATCCTGGTGCTCGGCGAGTCGGTGGCGGCCACCGTGGCCGGGCTGCGCGGCGGCGACTGGTCGGCCGAGGTGATCGCCACCGCCATGTTCGCCTTCCTGGCCGCGGCGGCGCTCTGGTGGTCCTACTTCGACCTCTCCGGCGGCGCCGCGAAACGCCGCCTGGTCCAGGAGGGCGGCGAGCGGACGCGCCGCGGGGTGCACGATTTCTACGTGTACGCCCACCTCCCGGTCGCCGTGAGCCTGGCGGCCGTGGCGGTCGGCCTGGAGCACGCCATCGCGCACCAGCACGTGTCCACCGGCACCCGGGCGGTGCTCGGCGCCGGGCTGGCCGGATACCTGCTCAGCGCCGCCGTCATCCAGGGCGTGCTGTCCCGGCGGTGGCGGGTGGCGCTGGTCTGGCCAGGGCTCGGCGTACCGGTGGTGCTGCTGGCCACGCTCCTGCCGGACGGTCCGCCGGTGCTGCTCGTGGCACTCTGCGCGACGGTCCTGATCGGCGGCGTGATCATCGGGGTGGCACAGCATCGGGCCGGCGCCGTGCGGGTGGCCAAGGTGTGA